The window TTTTGCTAAAGATCGGTCAGGGCAGTTTTACTTTTCCGTTCACGGCAGGATCTCAGCGACCGGCCCCGGCGGGCCGGCAATAAATCATTAAAGACAGGTTGATGAAAAAATTCGGCGCCTTAAGCCTGCAGACCTTTTTGTACCAGGCCCTGGGAATGTTGCTGGGCCTGGGGTGCGGGGTGATAGTGGCCCGGTACCTGGGCCCCACCGCCAAAGGGGCCATAGCCCTGTACGGACTGATAGCCGGCTTTTTGGCGCTGGCGGGCAATCTGGGCCTGGGCCTGGCCAATGTCCACCTGGTCGGCAGCGGGCAGATAATGCCGGGGCGGGCCTGGGCCAATTCCCTTTACCTGGCGGTGCTGACCGGGTCTTTATTGGCCGTACTGACCATTTTCCTTTTCCCGGTCCTGGGGATCGTCGTGAAAAGGCCTGTGGATATGGGCCTTTTGGGCATCGTATTGTGTGGGCTGCCGTTGCTGTTGTTGCTGGACTACCAGATAAACCTGCTGCGGGGCCTGGGCGACCTGGAGGGATTCAATCAGGCCGGACTGATGCGACAGGCCGGAAGGCTGGCAGCATTGGGCCTGCTGGTGGCGGCCTTTAAAGGCTTTGTGGCCTCGGCCCTGTGGGCGGCCAATATTTCGATCCTGCTGGCGGTGCTGTGGAGCGGATACCGTCTCACTAAAAAGATCCCATTGTCCCTGGTCCCGTCATGGCGCGGCCTGAAAAAATCATTAAGCTACGGGATGAAGGGCCAGCCCGGCCAGATAATCCAGTTCTTCAATTACCGGCTGGACCTGATCCTGCTGGCCTTGTTCTGGACCAACCGCGAAGTGGGCATCTATGCCACCGCGGTTTTTTTGGCCGAACTGATCTGGTACATTCCGGCGGCGGTCTCCACCGTGCTGCTGCCGGCGGTCTCCTCGGCAGACTCTGAGGCCCGGGCCCGGGACATCAGCCTCAAGGCCATCCGGCATACCGTATTCCTGAGCCTGGCGGCAGCGGCCACCCTGGCCGTTACGGCCCAGTGGCTGATAACAACGCTTTACGGGCCGTCCTTTGCCCCGGCCGTCCGGGCCCTGCAGGTGCTTCTTTTCGGGGTAGTGATGCTGGCCCCGGCCAAGCTGATAGTCAGCCATCTGGCCGGGGTGGGAAAATCGCAGTATGTCAGTTACCTGGCCTTAAGCGGGCTGGGCCTGACCCTGCTGCTGGATGTCATCCTGATCCCCAGGTTCGGGATGATAGGAGCGGCCTGGGCCTCGGCTGCCGCCTACAGCTGCTCCGGCCTGCTTTCCCTGTACTGGCTCAAGCGCCATCTGATGGTGGAGATAATCCCCAGCCTGATCCTCAACAAGGAGGACTGGCAGGAATACCGGGAGCTGATCAATCTATGAAAAAAGTGCTGCTGCTGACCTCGCTGGAAGTGCCTTTCCGCGGCAATCTGATAGAGGGGCAGTTCCTGGCTCCGATCCTGGGGTCCGGAAAAAGCTTGCCCGGACTGGAATTCAGGTATCTGTCATTGGCTCCGTTCATGTTCTATACCGGGCGCCGCCGGCCTTTTAAAACATATCTGGCTGGACTGGCCAAACGGAAGGCGATAAGATCATTCACCTCCGGCCTGGGCTGCCGGACCGACATCTGGACGATAGGGTTCCCGTTATTTCCCCGTGATTTCAATTTGACCAGGGCCAAATATTACATGTATCTGGCTTCAGCGCTGGGGCCGTTCTTCGTTTATCTTTTGTTGTTTCGTCCCGGTCTGGTGATCGCCCGCAGTTATCCGGCGGCGTCGCTGGCCTTGCTGGCCAAGAAATTATTAAGGATCCCATATGTTTTTGACCTGCGCGGAATGTACCCCGAAGAATCCGCCAATGCCGGGATATTTGCCGCCGGCTCGCCGGACCACCGGTTCTGGAAAGGACAGGAAATATCCCTGATATCCCAGGCGGCACTGAACATAGTGGTGTCGGAGCCGTTCGCCGAATATCTGAAGACCATTGATCCCGAAGCACCTTCCCTGGTAATTCCCTGCTGCGTGGATCAGCATAAAATGAAATTCGATCCGGTCCGCCGGGAAGCAGTAAAAAAGCAATACGTCCTGAAGGACCGGTTCGTGCTGCTGCACCTGGGATCATTCGGCACTCCCGGGGACCGGGGGTTGGTAGCTACCTACCTGCAGCGTTTTAAAAAAACAAGACCGGAAGCCTTCCTGGTGGTAGCTTCGAGTACTCCGGCTTTCGCCCCCTTCATACACCAAGCATTCAGGGATGCCGGACTGAAAGAGGGCGATTACATGCTGGTCAATCCTTCTTCGCCGGAGCAGCTTTCCCAGATGCTGGCTTTGGGAGACGCCGGCCTGATCCTTGAACGGAAAGCGTCCAACACCAAGATCTGCCTGTCGGTCAAGCTGGGGGAATACCTGGCTGCCGGTCTCCCGGTGATCTGCACCCCGTTTGTGGAAGGTGCGGCCCGGCTGATCAGAGAATATGATTGCGGGCTGGTGGTGGACCCTGAGGCCGGTGAACCGGTGGAAAAGGAAAAGAAATTCATAGAGGATCATCCCCGCCTGCGGAAGAACGGTTTTAAGCTGGTGGACGAAGTGCTTTCCCTCAACCGCTGCCATGACCTGTGGCGGCAGGCCATCAAACAGATAAAATAAAAGGGTTGCCTCATGTTCAAAAAAGTGCTGGTGCTGGCGCCCCATACCGACGACGGAGAGTTCGGCTGCGGGGGATTAATGGCCAAACTGCTGAAGCAGAAGGCCCAGGTGCATTATGCCGCGTTCTCCTCGGCCGAAAAATCGCTGCCCAAAGGGGCCGACCCCGACACCCTTAAAAAGGAGCTGCAGGCGGCCCTGGACAGCCTGGGGCTTAAGAAACAGCACCGGATCATCTATGATTATCCGGTGCGTGATTTTCCCCAGTACCGCCAGGCCATACTGGACGACCTGATCCGGCTGAAAAGAAAGATCGATCCCGATCTGGTGCTGATGCCCTGTTTCAACGACACCCATCAGGACCATCTGACGATCGCCCAGGAGGGTTTCCGAGCCTTCAAGGACCGCACCATCCTGGGTTACGAGATCCCCTGGAACAACAAGACCTTCGAGACCCAGTCCTTCGTGCTGCTGGAGCCGCGCCACGTCGAAGCCAAGATCAAGGCCCTGAAGTGCTACAAGTCCCAGCTGGGGCGGTTTTACGCCAATCCGGAATTCATCCGGGCGCTGGCCACCACCAGGGGGACGCAGATCGGGGCCCGTTATGCCGAGGCCTTTGAGGTCATCCGCTGGGTTCTCAAGTAACTTCAATCCGGTCATCTGGGATTGACTGAAACAAAATGATCGTCGCCGCCCATCAGCCGAATTACCTGCCGTGGGCGGGCTATTTTTACAAAATGGCCCGCTGCGACGTGTTTGTCTTTCTGGACAGCGTCCAGTATTCACGAACCTCATACACCGCCCGGTGTTCCATCAAACAAAGCGACGGCCGGGCCAGCTGGCTCTCGGTGCCGGTGCTCAAGAAGGGCCGCTACTTTCAAAACGTCAGCGAAGTGACCATAGACAATCAGCGGCCGTGGCAATCTGAGCACCTGAAGACATTGGAATCATGCTATTCCCGGACACCTTATTTCAAAGAATATACCTGGCTGTTGGACCTGGTTTGCCGCCAAAAATGGGAGAACCTTTCACAGCTGAACCGGGCGGTAATAATCAAGCTGGCAGAGCACTTGGGGATAAAGGCAAAATTCGCAAACCTCTCAGATCTTGAGGCCGCCGGGAAGTCTACGGAAATGCTGGTTTCGCTGTGCCGGAGTTTAAAGGCGGATGAATATCTCTCCGGGGCCGGGGGCGAGAATTACCTGGGCCAGGAACTATTTCAACAGGCTGGGATAGACCTTAAATACACGGAGTACCAGCCTCAGCCGTATCCCCAACTTTGGGGAGAATTCGTGCCCGGGTTGTCGGCAATGGACCTGCTGTTCAACTGCGGACTGGAGGAAACCCGTAAAATGATAATTCCGTGAAACGGACATGAAGATCATCTTGGCCGGAGTGTTCAATGTCCCCTGGTCCACCAACCATTTCATGAAGAAGAATCTGGAACGGCTGGGGCATCAGGTATTGCCGTTCGAGCTGGACTGGTCGCACCCCCGCCCTTTGGCCTTAAACGAACGGTTGTGGTTCAAGCTCTCTTCCTCCATCAAAGCTCAATCCCTGGGAAGGAAACTGCTGGGACTGGCCCGGTCCCAAGCACCTGATGCCGTGATCGTAGTCAAAGGAAAGCGGCTGGATCCCGGGATAACAAAGCAGCTGGCCCGGCAGACGCTGGTGGCCTACCGGTACATGGATGCCCCGCTCCACCGGTTTGTAGCAGATCATTCCAAAGCCAGCCGGTTTATCTTTGTCACCGGCAAACATCTGGTAGAACCATTATCCCTGATCACCGGACGGAACAATGTTCACCACCTGCTGGAAGGCTGTGACCCCGAGGTCCATAAACCCGCAGGTTATGATCAGAGCTATGCCTGCGACGTGGCTTTTGCGGGGGCTCCGGCGCCTGACAGGATAAATCTCCTCAGAGCCTGTCGCCAGGCGGGGTATAAGGTAAAGATCTGGGGCCAGCCGGGCTGGCCCCGGGATCTGGATTACACCGGGAAGTTCGCCTACGGCGAAGGATTGGCGAAGGTCTGCTCCTCGGCCAAGATCGTCCTGGGGATCAACAGCCGCAACGACCACCCCGGCTACTTTTCCGACCGGGCCTTGCTGGTCCTGGCCTGCCGGGGTTTTCATCTGACACACTATGTTCCGGGGCTGGAAGACTATTTTGACAACCTCAAACATCTGGCATGGTTCAAGGATCAAACCGGGATGCTGAAAATCATAAAAGAATATATCGGCAACGACTCTGCCCGGGCCGGGATAGCCGCAGCCGGACAGGCATTGGTCTATCAAAAGTACACCTGGGAAAGATCCCTGAAGTCCATGATGGAAATCATAGAACAGAAGAAACGCTGATGCGCCGGCAGTTGCTGGAAATACTGCAATGCCCAAGCTGCCGTCAAAGCGACTGGCAGCTTGAGTTACTGAAGGAGGACGGCCGGGAGATCCGCCAGGGAAGCGTGGTTTGCCTGGCCTGCCGCAATATCTATCCCATAAACAATGGAATTTTAGATTGTCTGGTCGGTTCCCATCCCTGGATAGCCAGCGCTCAAAGAAGCTATCACCGATCAAAGTTCTCAACCGCCAACAAATGGAGCCCCGGACAGCTAGCCCGGCGGGAGCACCTGGAAAGTACATATACTAGTGACAGCCGGATCAACTTTGCCCAGCTGATGGATCGATTGCCGGCCGGAGATGGCTGGGCTCTGGACCTGGGCGCCGGAACCGGGTGGACCACATCTCAGATAGCGGCCCTGGGCTACAGGGGCATTGCCCTGGACATCAGCTCCGACAACAAGCTGGAGCTGGGAGAATGTTTTTTCGATCCCAACATTTACTTCGACCGGATACTGGCCGACATGAACCGGCTGCCGTTCAAAACTCAGTCGCTGTCCCTGGCGTCCGCCTCGGCCGCCCTGCATCACAGCTATGATCTGAGCGGAGCGGTCCGGGAAATAAGCCGGACGCTGGTCCCTGGCGGACGGCTGGAGCTGGCCAACGAGCCGGTGAAGGGGCTGGCCGAGGCTTTTGGGTCCGGGCCCGGCATCGAGGACGAGGATGTCAAGGAAGCCACCTATTCACTGGCCGCCTGGAAAAGAGCGCTGGCCGGCTGCGGGTTCAAAAGCACGGTCTACTTCCCCCAGAGCATTCAAATGCGGCTGGAGAAAAACAATTTTAATCCCCGGCACAAATTTTTAATTGCCGCCCGGGTGGTTTCCGGCCTGGCCAGAACGGCTCCGGGACTGCTGTTCGGGGGGCTCAGTCTTAAACTGGGCCATCTGCTGTTCGGCCTGCCCCTGTCGCTTTCGGCCAGAAAGATGAAATGAAACCAGGTTTTTCCATAATCATCCCCACCTACAACACCCTTCCTTATCTGAAACTTTGTCTTAAAAGTTTTAAGGAAAACTCGGCCCATCCCCACCAGATAATAGTCTGCGCCGATGGCTGCAGCGACGGCACCAACGAATATCTTAAAACCTATCCCGGGATCGACAAGGTCATCCTCGGCAAAAACCAAGGCATCTGCAGCACCACTAATCAGGCCGC of the bacterium genome contains:
- a CDS encoding oligosaccharide flippase family protein, producing MKKFGALSLQTFLYQALGMLLGLGCGVIVARYLGPTAKGAIALYGLIAGFLALAGNLGLGLANVHLVGSGQIMPGRAWANSLYLAVLTGSLLAVLTIFLFPVLGIVVKRPVDMGLLGIVLCGLPLLLLLDYQINLLRGLGDLEGFNQAGLMRQAGRLAALGLLVAAFKGFVASALWAANISILLAVLWSGYRLTKKIPLSLVPSWRGLKKSLSYGMKGQPGQIIQFFNYRLDLILLALFWTNREVGIYATAVFLAELIWYIPAAVSTVLLPAVSSADSEARARDISLKAIRHTVFLSLAAAATLAVTAQWLITTLYGPSFAPAVRALQVLLFGVVMLAPAKLIVSHLAGVGKSQYVSYLALSGLGLTLLLDVILIPRFGMIGAAWASAAAYSCSGLLSLYWLKRHLMVEIIPSLILNKEDWQEYRELINL
- a CDS encoding glycosyltransferase — translated: MKKVLLLTSLEVPFRGNLIEGQFLAPILGSGKSLPGLEFRYLSLAPFMFYTGRRRPFKTYLAGLAKRKAIRSFTSGLGCRTDIWTIGFPLFPRDFNLTRAKYYMYLASALGPFFVYLLLFRPGLVIARSYPAASLALLAKKLLRIPYVFDLRGMYPEESANAGIFAAGSPDHRFWKGQEISLISQAALNIVVSEPFAEYLKTIDPEAPSLVIPCCVDQHKMKFDPVRREAVKKQYVLKDRFVLLHLGSFGTPGDRGLVATYLQRFKKTRPEAFLVVASSTPAFAPFIHQAFRDAGLKEGDYMLVNPSSPEQLSQMLALGDAGLILERKASNTKICLSVKLGEYLAAGLPVICTPFVEGAARLIREYDCGLVVDPEAGEPVEKEKKFIEDHPRLRKNGFKLVDEVLSLNRCHDLWRQAIKQIK
- a CDS encoding PIG-L deacetylase family protein is translated as MFKKVLVLAPHTDDGEFGCGGLMAKLLKQKAQVHYAAFSSAEKSLPKGADPDTLKKELQAALDSLGLKKQHRIIYDYPVRDFPQYRQAILDDLIRLKRKIDPDLVLMPCFNDTHQDHLTIAQEGFRAFKDRTILGYEIPWNNKTFETQSFVLLEPRHVEAKIKALKCYKSQLGRFYANPEFIRALATTRGTQIGARYAEAFEVIRWVLK
- a CDS encoding WbqC family protein gives rise to the protein MIVAAHQPNYLPWAGYFYKMARCDVFVFLDSVQYSRTSYTARCSIKQSDGRASWLSVPVLKKGRYFQNVSEVTIDNQRPWQSEHLKTLESCYSRTPYFKEYTWLLDLVCRQKWENLSQLNRAVIIKLAEHLGIKAKFANLSDLEAAGKSTEMLVSLCRSLKADEYLSGAGGENYLGQELFQQAGIDLKYTEYQPQPYPQLWGEFVPGLSAMDLLFNCGLEETRKMIIP
- a CDS encoding glycosyltransferase — its product is MKIILAGVFNVPWSTNHFMKKNLERLGHQVLPFELDWSHPRPLALNERLWFKLSSSIKAQSLGRKLLGLARSQAPDAVIVVKGKRLDPGITKQLARQTLVAYRYMDAPLHRFVADHSKASRFIFVTGKHLVEPLSLITGRNNVHHLLEGCDPEVHKPAGYDQSYACDVAFAGAPAPDRINLLRACRQAGYKVKIWGQPGWPRDLDYTGKFAYGEGLAKVCSSAKIVLGINSRNDHPGYFSDRALLVLACRGFHLTHYVPGLEDYFDNLKHLAWFKDQTGMLKIIKEYIGNDSARAGIAAAGQALVYQKYTWERSLKSMMEIIEQKKR
- a CDS encoding methyltransferase domain-containing protein, which gives rise to MRRQLLEILQCPSCRQSDWQLELLKEDGREIRQGSVVCLACRNIYPINNGILDCLVGSHPWIASAQRSYHRSKFSTANKWSPGQLARREHLESTYTSDSRINFAQLMDRLPAGDGWALDLGAGTGWTTSQIAALGYRGIALDISSDNKLELGECFFDPNIYFDRILADMNRLPFKTQSLSLASASAALHHSYDLSGAVREISRTLVPGGRLELANEPVKGLAEAFGSGPGIEDEDVKEATYSLAAWKRALAGCGFKSTVYFPQSIQMRLEKNNFNPRHKFLIAARVVSGLARTAPGLLFGGLSLKLGHLLFGLPLSLSARKMK